In the genome of Carnobacterium viridans, one region contains:
- a CDS encoding VanZ family protein, giving the protein MRKTRNKSFTIYQKITIYSFAFYCYAVLYLTFFPFQIQTGMYANQTPWLSRINFDPVLDLSALPNLLMLVPLSVYYYLLKKKSTFFRAVLLGFSISFGIEFVQFLTNYFLGGWRGADIADIVVNTMGAALGYLLVKIVFTNETSSFFQKFKLYS; this is encoded by the coding sequence ATGAGGAAGACGAGAAACAAATCTTTTACAATTTATCAAAAAATCACGATTTATTCTTTTGCTTTTTATTGTTATGCCGTTCTATATTTGACTTTTTTCCCTTTCCAAATACAAACGGGGATGTATGCAAACCAAACTCCTTGGTTGAGTCGGATTAATTTTGATCCTGTTCTTGATTTGTCCGCTTTACCCAACTTGCTTATGTTGGTTCCTTTATCTGTTTATTATTATTTATTGAAAAAAAAATCCACCTTTTTTAGAGCAGTTCTCTTAGGTTTCTCTATCAGTTTTGGTATTGAATTTGTTCAATTTTTAACCAACTACTTTTTAGGCGGCTGGCGTGGTGCTGATATTGCTGATATTGTAGTAAATACAATGGGAGCTGCTTTAGGGTATCTATTAGTTAAAATTGTATTTACTAATGAAACTTCTTCTTTCTTTCAAAAATTCAAACTCTATTCTTAA
- a CDS encoding NAD(P)/FAD-dependent oxidoreductase — protein MDRIEMRPIKEMTTYDVLVVGGGTSGMMAAISAAEHGAKVAVIEKNSSLGRKLLVTGGGRCNVTNNRDKEEIIAHIPGNGRFLYSAFYQYDNYDIMDFFRSNGVTLKEEDHGRMFPITDKSRTILEALIGIMDRLEVDIYTEAPVDTLLFDEGKVTGVQLQDGRNLQASCVIVSTGGKAMPRTGSTGDGYKWAKKAGHTITPLYPTESPILSDEPFIKDTTLQGLSLRDVALSVLNKKNKKVVTHQMDMIFTHFGISGPAVLRCSMFVHQTMKRDKTEEVTMSLDALPNVSKGELTQQIQRLINNDGDKSAKNALKGLVPERYLLFAFDKAGLDENAPLKQAAPDKITQLIEFIKDFQFSANGTQPIEKAFVTGGGIHTKEVNPKTMESKFTQGLFFTGEILDYNGYTGGYNITGAFITGRIAGMHAAKLALSK, from the coding sequence ATGGACAGAATAGAAATGAGGCCAATAAAAGAAATGACAACGTATGATGTATTAGTAGTTGGTGGAGGAACCAGCGGCATGATGGCTGCTATCTCCGCTGCAGAACATGGCGCAAAAGTAGCAGTAATCGAAAAAAACAGCTCTCTTGGACGTAAATTACTTGTTACGGGTGGTGGACGGTGCAACGTTACCAATAATCGAGATAAAGAAGAAATCATTGCTCACATCCCTGGAAACGGACGCTTTTTATACAGCGCTTTTTATCAATACGACAATTATGATATTATGGATTTTTTCAGATCAAATGGTGTTACTTTAAAAGAAGAAGATCATGGAAGAATGTTCCCTATTACAGATAAATCAAGAACGATTTTAGAAGCTTTGATTGGTATCATGGATCGGTTAGAAGTCGATATCTATACAGAAGCTCCTGTTGACACTTTATTATTTGATGAAGGAAAAGTAACTGGCGTCCAATTGCAAGATGGTCGCAACTTACAAGCCAGTTGTGTGATCGTCTCGACAGGTGGTAAAGCTATGCCAAGAACTGGCTCAACCGGTGATGGATATAAATGGGCAAAAAAAGCAGGCCATACCATCACTCCACTTTACCCTACAGAATCTCCTATTCTCTCTGATGAACCGTTTATCAAAGATACGACTTTACAAGGTCTTTCTTTAAGAGATGTTGCGCTCAGTGTGTTAAATAAAAAAAACAAAAAGGTCGTCACTCATCAAATGGATATGATTTTTACTCACTTTGGTATTTCAGGTCCAGCTGTCTTGCGTTGCTCTATGTTTGTTCATCAAACAATGAAACGCGATAAAACAGAGGAAGTTACCATGAGCCTAGACGCCCTTCCTAATGTGTCAAAAGGTGAATTAACGCAACAAATTCAGAGATTGATAAACAATGATGGCGATAAAAGTGCAAAAAATGCTTTGAAAGGCCTTGTGCCTGAACGTTATTTGCTATTCGCATTTGACAAAGCTGGGTTGGACGAAAATGCTCCGTTAAAACAAGCTGCACCAGATAAAATCACTCAATTGATTGAGTTCATTAAAGATTTTCAATTTTCAGCTAATGGTACTCAGCCGATTGAAAAGGCCTTTGTTACTGGAGGCGGAATCCACACGAAAGAAGTAAATCCAAAAACGATGGAAAGCAAATTCACCCAGGGACTCTTCTTCACAGGTGAAATATTGGATTACAATGGCTATACAGGTGGCTACAATATTACGGGTGCTTTTATCACAGGTCGAATTGCAGGAATGCATGCTGCTAAGCTGGCTTTATCAAAATAA
- a CDS encoding VanZ family protein: MVFLQPLFDWIESRFGESINHFPLVELIFHSIDQTFVYFIFWLIGRGVFLAVKKKKKQPIKWRREIVLNVFIFYILLLIHLTVFREDNSIMNVSIVMRPLSEINWIPFVETAKLTQGTSLFDYYYNLYGNILWFVPMGFGAAYLMKRKYTFLRSLGIGIAVSFLIETMQFLFFTGVSDIDDLIFNTIGTMIGIVLFEISQWLYKKWQNKKTT; this comes from the coding sequence ATGGTATTTTTGCAACCCCTCTTTGATTGGATTGAATCGAGGTTTGGCGAATCAATCAATCACTTTCCATTAGTAGAATTAATTTTTCACAGTATTGATCAAACCTTCGTTTATTTTATTTTTTGGCTTATCGGACGTGGAGTCTTTCTAGCTGTCAAAAAAAAGAAGAAACAGCCAATAAAATGGCGCAGAGAAATTGTTTTAAATGTGTTTATTTTTTATATCCTTCTCTTGATTCATTTAACGGTTTTTCGCGAAGATAATTCCATTATGAATGTGTCCATTGTTATGCGTCCCTTAAGTGAGATCAATTGGATACCGTTTGTAGAAACAGCAAAATTAACTCAGGGAACATCGTTGTTTGACTACTATTATAACTTATATGGGAATATTCTTTGGTTTGTTCCAATGGGGTTTGGCGCAGCTTATTTAATGAAAAGAAAGTATACGTTTTTACGTTCTTTAGGTATTGGAATAGCTGTTTCATTTTTAATTGAAACGATGCAATTTCTTTTCTTTACAGGCGTGTCGGATATTGATGATTTAATTTTCAATACAATTGGAACAATGATTGGAATTGTATTGTTTGAAATAAGTCAATGGCTGTATAAAAAATGGCAAAATAAGAAAACCACTTGA
- a CDS encoding 5' nucleotidase, NT5C type gives MKKKIAIDMDQVIADMEMSFIELFKKEYHVSFESIEEYLQENPNFDLVTTIKELYPIINTYAFFRNIPVMKDSQMVLRELAEEYDLYIATAAMDVPKTFTAKYEWLQEHFDFIDPQHYIFCGDKSIVHTDYLIDDSIRQLERFSGTGILFVNSLNETEDRYIRANNWKDIRDYFLSIKDEL, from the coding sequence ATGAAAAAGAAAATTGCGATTGATATGGATCAAGTTATTGCGGATATGGAAATGAGTTTTATTGAATTATTCAAAAAAGAATACCACGTTTCCTTTGAATCTATTGAAGAATATTTACAAGAAAATCCAAACTTTGATTTGGTTACAACAATTAAAGAACTTTATCCTATCATCAATACGTATGCGTTTTTCAGGAATATTCCCGTTATGAAAGATAGCCAAATGGTTTTACGCGAATTGGCCGAAGAGTATGATTTGTATATTGCAACAGCTGCTATGGATGTACCTAAAACATTCACTGCCAAATATGAATGGCTGCAAGAACATTTTGATTTCATTGATCCCCAGCATTATATTTTTTGCGGCGATAAGAGTATCGTTCATACAGATTATTTGATTGATGATTCTATTCGTCAATTAGAACGCTTTTCTGGAACAGGCATCCTATTTGTCAATTCATTAAATGAAACCGAAGATCGTTACATTCGTGCAAATAATTGGAAAGACATCCGCGATTACTTTTTGTCTATAAAAGATGAACTATAA
- the ybaK gene encoding Cys-tRNA(Pro) deacylase, translating to MKKNKVQKTNAIRRLESSGIAYQVHEFPWSEDHLGAEAAFEQLNVARNQIYKTLVIVGDKTGVIVACIPGTSELDLKALAKVSRNKKVELLPLSNLEKTTGYVRGGCSPIGMKKDFPTFISSQAKKMEKIIVSAGKRGMQIEVNTIDLQKMIKAEFVSIEANSN from the coding sequence ATGAAAAAAAATAAAGTACAAAAAACAAATGCGATTCGGCGATTGGAAAGCAGTGGGATTGCCTATCAAGTACATGAGTTTCCATGGAGCGAGGATCATTTAGGAGCAGAAGCGGCCTTTGAGCAGTTAAACGTAGCGAGAAATCAAATTTACAAAACATTGGTTATTGTAGGTGATAAAACAGGTGTGATTGTTGCTTGTATACCGGGTACTAGTGAGCTTGATTTGAAAGCACTAGCTAAAGTTAGCAGGAACAAAAAAGTAGAATTGCTTCCATTATCGAATCTAGAAAAAACAACAGGTTATGTTCGTGGAGGCTGTTCACCTATTGGAATGAAAAAAGATTTTCCAACCTTTATCTCTAGCCAAGCAAAAAAAATGGAAAAAATCATTGTTTCAGCAGGAAAAAGAGGCATGCAGATTGAAGTGAATACCATTGATTTACAAAAAATGATAAAAGCTGAATTTGTATCTATTGAAGCAAATTCAAATTGA
- a CDS encoding sensor histidine kinase, producing MRLNYFYQQMLAFFAVVTIVLIILGFSFLQFARNTAYQNTETQLFGYAEALIDEDLQMEKLENGQVILKNQGVSIFVFDSTDSMIYPSTTEKYISGISDQDFKKLKNGEPISLTQRNTDFFGNQINTAIVYQPFFTQSTGEFYGFIAVSAPISTIEANLKDIRNNLFSAFIFSIVGATIASYLFAKFQVKRINRIRSATHRVSKGDFNVHLENKEMDEFDDLAADFNSMVDSLKNSQEEIERQENRRRQFMADAAHEMRTPLTTINGLLEGLEHDMIPENQKQRSIQLMQNETRRLIRLVNENLDYEKIRSNQITLQKQTFDAHEALEMIVEQLKGKARDSGNELILDCPTELVVYADYDRFSQIIVNIIQNAIQFTTNGEISIIGYYGENESIIKIKDSGIGMTAEEIKNIWERYYKADISRKNTKYGESGLGLAIVQQLVNLHGASVEVESLPGEGTTFTLSFPLDLNEIG from the coding sequence ATGAGATTGAATTACTTTTACCAACAAATGCTGGCTTTTTTTGCAGTTGTGACGATCGTCTTAATTATACTAGGATTTTCTTTTTTACAATTTGCCCGAAACACGGCTTATCAGAATACTGAAACTCAGTTGTTTGGATATGCTGAAGCTTTAATTGATGAAGATCTACAGATGGAAAAACTTGAAAATGGACAAGTTATTTTAAAAAATCAAGGTGTATCCATTTTTGTATTTGATAGTACAGATAGTATGATTTACCCTAGTACAACTGAAAAGTACATTAGTGGTATTTCAGATCAAGATTTTAAGAAGCTGAAAAATGGGGAACCAATTTCATTAACTCAAAGAAATACAGATTTTTTTGGTAATCAGATTAATACTGCTATCGTTTATCAGCCTTTTTTCACTCAAAGTACGGGCGAATTCTACGGCTTTATAGCCGTTAGTGCGCCAATCAGTACAATAGAAGCAAATCTAAAGGATATCCGCAATAATTTGTTTAGCGCCTTTATTTTCTCAATTGTGGGTGCAACTATAGCGAGTTATCTTTTTGCTAAGTTTCAAGTGAAAAGAATCAATCGGATTAGAAGTGCGACTCATAGAGTATCAAAAGGAGACTTCAATGTTCATTTAGAAAACAAAGAAATGGATGAATTCGATGATTTGGCGGCTGATTTTAATAGCATGGTTGATTCTTTAAAGAATTCTCAAGAAGAAATCGAACGTCAAGAGAACCGACGCAGACAATTTATGGCTGATGCTGCACATGAAATGCGTACACCGTTGACAACGATTAATGGGCTATTAGAAGGTTTAGAGCACGATATGATTCCAGAAAATCAAAAACAGAGAAGTATCCAATTGATGCAAAATGAAACACGTCGTCTAATACGCTTAGTAAATGAGAACTTAGATTATGAAAAAATTCGATCTAACCAAATTACTTTGCAAAAACAAACTTTTGATGCACATGAAGCGTTAGAAATGATTGTTGAACAACTGAAAGGAAAAGCTCGTGATTCAGGAAACGAACTGATATTAGACTGTCCAACAGAATTAGTTGTATATGCAGATTACGATCGATTCTCTCAAATTATTGTAAATATTATCCAAAATGCTATTCAATTTACGACTAATGGAGAAATTAGTATTATAGGTTATTATGGAGAGAATGAAAGCATCATAAAAATTAAAGATTCTGGTATAGGAATGACTGCTGAAGAAATTAAAAATATATGGGAACGTTACTATAAAGCAGATATTTCAAGAAAAAATACTAAATATGGAGAATCTGGGTTAGGTCTAGCAATCGTTCAGCAATTGGTAAATCTTCATGGTGCAAGTGTTGAAGTAGAGAGTTTACCGGGCGAAGGAACAACTTTTACCTTATCTTTTCCACTTGATTTAAATGAAATAGGTTAA
- a CDS encoding MarR family winged helix-turn-helix transcriptional regulator, which produces MKNNTLASLTWLRLLRFTNQSNQLSNEFLKRFNLTSAQFDVLVQIQVYQPLTQTELAQRVTVTQGGISRMLSRLEKEGYVMRTQEWKQKTISLSSKGTQVLEKAMPEQLDFQTSLFEDSLTKEELKNLYNMLTRLYKNNERKELPPE; this is translated from the coding sequence ATGAAAAATAATACACTTGCTTCATTAACTTGGCTAAGACTCTTACGTTTCACCAATCAAAGCAATCAGTTATCCAATGAATTTTTGAAACGTTTTAATTTGACAAGTGCTCAGTTTGATGTGCTCGTCCAAATTCAAGTTTATCAACCTTTGACTCAAACGGAACTAGCTCAAAGAGTGACGGTTACTCAAGGTGGTATTTCCAGAATGTTATCTCGATTGGAAAAAGAAGGATATGTTATGAGAACGCAAGAATGGAAACAAAAGACCATCAGTCTTTCGTCAAAAGGAACACAAGTATTAGAAAAAGCAATGCCCGAGCAGTTAGATTTTCAAACATCTTTATTTGAAGATTCGTTAACTAAAGAAGAACTGAAAAATCTTTATAACATGTTGACTAGGTTGTATAAGAATAATGAAAGAAAAGAATTGCCACCCGAATAA
- a CDS encoding NADPH-dependent FMN reductase — MKIVGISGSTVGTKTRTAMNYVETNLKEKYLEVEFELIDLAEYEMIFSDGRNYWEYEGDTKYVSEKIMAADALIIGTPTFQASIPASLKNVFDLLPVNAFRDKVVSMVGTAGTPKHFLMLEQQLKPILAYMKATIVPTYVFIEEKDFYRNEIINEDVIFRIERLVEDTIMFNDVFEEMRKKKDEEYGF, encoded by the coding sequence ATGAAAATAGTAGGTATTTCGGGTTCGACTGTAGGAACGAAAACAAGAACAGCAATGAATTATGTGGAAACGAATTTAAAAGAGAAGTATTTAGAGGTAGAGTTTGAATTAATCGATCTAGCAGAGTATGAAATGATTTTTAGTGATGGAAGAAACTATTGGGAATATGAAGGAGATACAAAATACGTTTCTGAAAAAATTATGGCTGCAGATGCTCTTATTATTGGAACGCCGACTTTTCAAGCGTCTATTCCAGCTTCTTTAAAAAATGTATTTGATCTATTGCCGGTTAATGCATTTCGCGACAAAGTAGTGAGTATGGTGGGTACTGCAGGAACCCCTAAACATTTTCTAATGCTGGAGCAACAGCTAAAACCCATTTTAGCTTACATGAAGGCAACGATTGTTCCAACCTATGTGTTTATTGAAGAAAAAGATTTTTATAGAAATGAAATCATCAATGAAGACGTTATTTTCCGGATTGAACGATTGGTTGAAGATACAATTATGTTCAATGATGTATTTGAAGAAATGCGTAAAAAGAAAGATGAAGAATACGGATTTTAA
- a CDS encoding LTA synthase family protein, whose protein sequence is MNNIKKLLQTRLGFFSLVVIVFWIKTYIGYQAEFSLGVEGMMQQFILLINPVATTIILFSIALYFKSSKKAYIALITVYTLMTILFFANILYYREFSDFLSVSTILGAGNVAGGLGASTFALLHATDFLYLVDIFILIALLATKKVTMDKRPFKKRYAVAATIVGFTLFAGNLALAESDRPQLLARTFDRNYIVKYLGINFFTAYDGYQTAQANQVKASADESDIEGVLSYVDDHFAGADAEMFGIAEDRNVIYLHLESFQQFLIDYKLETEQGEALEVTPFINSIYHNEDTQSFSNFFHQVGQGKTADSEMLLENSLFGLSQGGAFTQVGGSNTFQSASQILGSEKNYTSAMFHGNVGSFWNRDNTYKSMGVDYFFDDESYTFTEENTLEYGMKDKIFFKESVQYLEQLPQPFYSKFITVSNHFPYPLDEANVDFPAATTGDNTIDNYFVTAHYLDQAIEEFFTYLKESGLYDNSIIVLYGDHYGISNSRNETLAPLLGKDPETWSSYDNTMMQRVPYMVHIPGTGNGKIHDEFGGQIDSLPTLLHLLGIDTKDNVLLGTDLFSENHDETVAFRNGNFVTPKYTVDGSTIYDTETGELIVEPSEEVLAEVEQLRIDVNTQLSLSDSILTSDLLRFYTPEGLVTTNPADYDYRDQLGRMKALNESLGTEDTSMYSQHGDQSTVDLYKTNAPELLIDPELVDETQPAETEAPDVKVAE, encoded by the coding sequence GTGAACAACATAAAAAAATTACTACAAACGAGGCTGGGATTTTTTTCTTTAGTGGTTATCGTTTTTTGGATTAAAACCTATATAGGGTATCAAGCAGAGTTCTCTCTCGGTGTAGAAGGAATGATGCAACAATTTATTTTATTGATTAATCCAGTTGCGACAACGATTATTTTATTTTCAATTGCTCTTTATTTTAAGAGCTCAAAAAAGGCCTATATTGCCTTAATAACGGTCTACACATTAATGACCATTTTATTCTTTGCGAATATCCTCTACTATAGAGAATTTTCAGATTTCCTATCGGTCAGTACCATCTTGGGCGCTGGAAATGTTGCTGGAGGATTAGGAGCAAGTACTTTTGCTTTATTGCATGCAACTGATTTTCTATATTTAGTTGATATTTTCATTTTGATTGCTTTATTAGCTACTAAGAAAGTAACAATGGATAAACGCCCATTCAAAAAACGTTATGCAGTTGCAGCTACGATTGTTGGGTTTACCTTATTTGCTGGTAACTTAGCTTTAGCTGAAAGTGATCGTCCCCAATTACTGGCTCGTACATTTGACCGTAATTATATTGTTAAATATCTTGGTATCAATTTCTTTACTGCTTATGACGGTTATCAAACTGCTCAAGCTAATCAAGTTAAAGCTAGTGCGGATGAATCAGATATTGAAGGTGTCTTGAGCTATGTGGATGACCATTTTGCTGGGGCTGATGCTGAGATGTTTGGTATTGCCGAAGACCGCAATGTTATCTATTTACATTTAGAAAGTTTCCAACAATTTCTTATTGATTACAAATTAGAGACTGAACAAGGCGAAGCTCTTGAAGTTACGCCATTTATAAATAGTATCTACCACAATGAAGACACACAAAGTTTCAGTAACTTTTTCCATCAAGTAGGACAAGGTAAAACAGCTGATTCTGAGATGCTCCTTGAGAATTCTTTATTTGGATTATCCCAAGGTGGGGCCTTTACACAAGTTGGAGGTAGCAATACTTTCCAATCTGCTTCACAAATTTTAGGTTCAGAAAAAAATTATACGAGTGCTATGTTCCACGGTAACGTCGGTTCTTTCTGGAATAGAGACAACACCTATAAATCAATGGGTGTTGATTACTTCTTTGATGATGAATCTTACACATTCACTGAAGAAAATACGTTAGAGTATGGAATGAAAGATAAAATATTCTTTAAAGAATCTGTCCAATATTTAGAACAACTGCCACAACCGTTTTATTCTAAATTTATCACAGTATCTAATCATTTTCCTTACCCATTGGATGAGGCAAATGTCGATTTTCCAGCTGCTACAACGGGTGATAATACAATTGATAATTACTTTGTGACTGCTCATTATTTAGATCAAGCTATTGAAGAATTTTTCACCTATTTAAAAGAGTCTGGTTTATATGATAATTCGATCATTGTTCTTTACGGTGATCATTATGGTATATCTAATTCAAGAAATGAAACATTAGCACCCTTACTTGGAAAAGATCCTGAAACTTGGTCAAGCTATGACAATACTATGATGCAAAGAGTTCCTTATATGGTTCACATTCCTGGAACAGGTAATGGAAAAATCCATGACGAATTCGGCGGTCAAATCGATAGTCTTCCTACTCTTCTTCATTTATTAGGAATTGATACAAAAGACAATGTTTTACTTGGAACAGATTTATTCTCTGAAAACCATGATGAAACAGTTGCCTTCCGTAACGGAAATTTCGTAACTCCTAAATACACTGTTGATGGTTCAACTATCTATGACACTGAAACAGGTGAATTAATTGTAGAACCTTCAGAAGAAGTTCTTGCAGAAGTTGAACAACTAAGAATAGACGTAAATACTCAATTAAGTTTATCTGACAGCATTTTGACAAGTGATTTGCTGCGTTTCTATACTCCAGAAGGTCTTGTTACGACAAATCCAGCTGATTACGATTACCGTGACCAATTGGGACGTATGAAGGCTTTAAATGAAAGTTTAGGAACAGAAGATACAAGTATGTATAGTCAACATGGCGATCAATCTACTGTTGATTTATATAAAACAAATGCTCCAGAATTGTTAATCGATCCTGAATTAGTTGACGAAACACAACCAGCTGAAACAGAAGCTCCTGACGTTAAGGTTGCAGAGTAA
- a CDS encoding LLM class flavin-dependent oxidoreductase, with translation MKEYRIDETKGMEFGLYSIGDHMGNPHTGKMITAEQRIGEFIEAAKLAEQAGIDVFALGESHQEHFTSQAHTVILGAIAQATSKIKIASSATVLSVSDPVRVYEDFATLDLISHGRAEIVAGRGSRVGAYSLLGYDVRDYEELFEEKLELLMMLNKEDSVTWEGNYRAPLKSAQILPQPQNGKLPIWRAVGGPPASAMKAGYAGIPMMLTTLGGPASSFKVSVDVYREAAQRNGFDPSTLPIATTSLFYTAENSQDALREYYPHLNYGMQAINGAGYPKQQFAQSTDYRDALMVGSPEQIIEKMIYQYELYGQQRFMAQIDFGGVPYDKIQKNIELIATQILPAIKKYTTK, from the coding sequence ATGAAAGAATATCGTATCGATGAAACAAAAGGAATGGAATTTGGATTGTATTCTATTGGAGATCACATGGGAAATCCCCACACTGGAAAAATGATTACTGCTGAGCAACGTATAGGAGAGTTTATTGAAGCTGCTAAACTAGCTGAACAAGCTGGAATTGATGTCTTTGCACTCGGAGAAAGTCACCAAGAACATTTTACATCACAAGCTCATACCGTTATTTTAGGTGCTATTGCTCAAGCCACTAGTAAAATTAAAATAGCTAGTTCAGCAACTGTCTTAAGTGTTTCTGATCCTGTACGTGTATATGAAGACTTTGCAACGCTAGATCTGATTTCTCACGGAAGAGCGGAGATAGTTGCAGGTAGAGGGTCACGTGTAGGGGCTTATAGCTTATTAGGTTATGACGTTCGTGATTATGAAGAACTATTTGAAGAAAAACTAGAGCTGTTAATGATGCTCAACAAGGAAGATAGTGTAACATGGGAAGGAAACTATCGTGCACCACTAAAAAGTGCTCAAATTCTTCCGCAACCTCAAAATGGGAAATTGCCGATTTGGCGTGCTGTAGGCGGGCCACCAGCTAGTGCAATGAAAGCTGGATATGCTGGTATACCAATGATGTTAACAACACTAGGAGGACCAGCATCAAGTTTTAAGGTGTCAGTAGATGTTTACCGCGAAGCTGCCCAAAGAAATGGATTTGACCCGAGTACTTTGCCAATTGCTACAACTAGCTTATTTTACACAGCTGAAAACTCTCAAGATGCTCTTCGTGAGTACTATCCACATTTAAATTATGGTATGCAAGCGATTAATGGTGCGGGATATCCAAAACAACAATTTGCCCAATCCACTGATTACAGAGATGCATTAATGGTAGGAAGTCCGGAACAAATCATTGAAAAAATGATTTATCAATACGAATTATACGGACAACAACGCTTTATGGCTCAAATCGATTTCGGAGGAGTTCCTTATGATAAAATTCAAAAAAATATCGAACTTATTGCCACCCAAATCCTCCCAGCCATAAAAAAATATACCACTAAATAA
- a CDS encoding class I SAM-dependent rRNA methyltransferase, which translates to MEKYKLKRRATQMVRDGYPVLLKEDFVKEPIESEGTIVELLDDNKKFVARAYLAKQNKGDGWILTMNENEKIDQTFFERLFNQALAERANLKLNDQTNAYRFFNGEGDGLGGLTIDVYADYYIFSWYSAGIYKHQQTILKAFLAVVSDVKGVYEKIRYQTKTKPETNHVYGEEAPEPLLIKENGITFATYLNDGLMTGIFLDQRNVRRSILEQYSMDKTVLNTFSYTGAFSVAAAMGGASHTTSVDLANRSLEKTKEQFKVNGLDPELQTIRVMDVFDYFRYAIRKQLKFDTVVVDPPSFARSKKRTFSVSKDYTALLEDIIDITNEDGVIIASTNAANLSTEKFEQFIETAFDHKGIAYEILEKHTLPEDFKINPHYPQSDYLKVYVIQKGY; encoded by the coding sequence GTGGAAAAATACAAATTAAAAAGACGAGCAACTCAAATGGTAAGAGATGGTTACCCGGTATTATTAAAAGAAGATTTTGTGAAAGAACCGATTGAATCTGAAGGAACGATAGTTGAATTGCTTGACGACAACAAAAAATTTGTTGCACGAGCATATCTTGCTAAACAAAATAAGGGAGACGGTTGGATCTTAACCATGAATGAAAATGAAAAAATCGATCAAACTTTTTTTGAACGGTTATTCAATCAGGCATTGGCTGAACGTGCGAATCTTAAGTTAAATGATCAAACGAATGCTTACCGATTTTTCAATGGAGAAGGCGACGGGCTTGGTGGATTGACGATTGATGTCTATGCTGATTATTATATCTTCTCATGGTACAGTGCAGGAATCTACAAGCATCAACAAACGATTTTAAAAGCGTTTCTTGCAGTTGTTTCAGATGTCAAAGGGGTATACGAAAAAATAAGATACCAAACTAAAACAAAGCCTGAAACGAATCATGTTTATGGTGAAGAAGCACCGGAACCGTTATTGATCAAAGAAAATGGCATAACTTTTGCTACTTATTTAAATGATGGATTAATGACTGGAATTTTCTTAGACCAACGCAATGTTCGTCGCAGTATTCTGGAACAATACTCTATGGACAAAACTGTCTTAAACACGTTCAGCTACACAGGAGCTTTTTCTGTTGCTGCTGCAATGGGAGGCGCCAGCCATACCACAAGTGTGGATCTAGCCAATCGTAGCCTAGAAAAGACAAAAGAACAATTTAAAGTCAATGGATTAGATCCAGAACTTCAAACGATTCGCGTAATGGATGTGTTTGATTATTTTAGATACGCTATTCGTAAACAGTTAAAATTTGATACGGTAGTTGTTGATCCGCCAAGCTTTGCACGCTCGAAAAAAAGAACATTTAGTGTTTCTAAAGACTACACTGCATTACTGGAAGATATTATTGATATCACGAATGAAGATGGCGTGATCATTGCGTCTACAAATGCAGCGAATCTATCAACAGAAAAATTTGAGCAGTTTATTGAAACAGCATTTGATCATAAAGGGATAGCGTATGAAATTTTGGAAAAACATACATTGCCTGAAGATTTCAAAATTAATCCTCATTACCCACAAAGTGATTATTTAAAAGTTTATGTAATACAAAAGGGATATTAA